The proteins below come from a single Parcubacteria group bacterium genomic window:
- a CDS encoding GIY-YIG nuclease family protein, translating into MYYVYSLKCKDGYYVGCTDNLKDRIIRHQNGYVPATKNRLPLKLDFYFAMNDKYKAFEFEKYLKSGSGRAFSVKHF; encoded by the coding sequence ATGTATTATGTCTATAGTCTAAAATGCAAGGATGGATATTATGTCGGTTGCACAGATAATCTTAAAGATAGAATAATTAGACATCAAAACGGCTACGTACCAGCAACTAAAAATAGACTGCCCTTGAAATTGGATTTTTATTTTGCAATGAACGATAAATATAAAGCATTTGAATTTGAAAAATACCTAAAATCAGGATCCGGACGTGCTTTTTCTGTGAAGCATTTTTAA
- a CDS encoding phosphatase PAP2-related protein produces MFELKKTFLKNKQYWKHKDVSRSIFLGILFFVASIIINHYASLYVDRSASSHVNDILLDNLPVVDVNFMVNEVVWLFIWFIFFLLVIKPQRIPYVLKNLALFILIRSVFISLTHLGPIPDHSFLSKHDILSSIASGNDMFFSGHTGMPFLLALIFWDDLVLRYILVFFSVLFGATMILGHLHYSIDVVAAFFITHSIYRIGLWFFRADYKLFHKAESEVKED; encoded by the coding sequence ATGTTTGAACTCAAAAAAACATTTCTCAAAAATAAACAGTATTGGAAACATAAGGATGTGTCCCGGTCAATTTTTTTGGGCATCCTTTTCTTTGTCGCCAGCATCATCATTAATCACTATGCCTCACTCTATGTCGACAGAAGCGCTAGCAGCCATGTGAACGATATTCTTTTAGATAATTTGCCAGTGGTGGATGTTAATTTTATGGTCAATGAAGTGGTCTGGCTGTTTATCTGGTTTATTTTTTTCCTGCTTGTCATTAAACCCCAGCGCATTCCCTATGTGCTCAAAAATTTGGCACTATTTATCCTTATCCGCTCAGTCTTCATTTCGCTTACACACCTGGGACCAATTCCGGATCATTCATTTCTTAGCAAGCACGATATTTTGTCGAGTATTGCGTCGGGCAATGACATGTTTTTTTCCGGACACACCGGCATGCCATTTCTTCTGGCTTTGATTTTTTGGGATGACTTGGTTTTGCGCTATATCTTGGTTTTTTTCTCCGTGTTGTTTGGGGCGACGATGATTTTGGGTCATCTGCATTACTCGATCGATGTCGTAGCCGCTTTTTTCATCACGCACAGCATCTATCGGATTGGACTGTGGTTTTTCAGAGCTGACTACAAACTTTTTCATAAAGCCGAGTCAGAAGTGAAGGAAGATTAA
- a CDS encoding glycosyltransferase family 2 protein, with protein MKYISCIIPAYNEEGRIGNVLEAVHRHPLINEVIVVDDGSKDQTCEIVGKFDNVKLIRHEKNKGKSQAVLSGIAKAKCETIFLLDADLLDLKPLNVTAIISPILSGEADITISLRKNAPWPFRKIGLDYISGERVFDKKLIAGHIKKIEQLPSYGFEVYLNKLIIKNRLKIKIVFWENVISPWKHQKGKFLAGLKGEVMMSLNILKTISVFEIIYQIVKMLALKI; from the coding sequence ATGAAATATATTTCATGTATAATTCCAGCATATAATGAGGAGGGAAGAATTGGAAATGTACTGGAGGCTGTCCATAGGCACCCTCTGATAAATGAAGTTATCGTGGTCGATGATGGTTCAAAAGATCAGACTTGCGAAATAGTTGGAAAGTTTGATAATGTGAAGCTAATAAGACATGAAAAAAATAAAGGGAAGAGCCAGGCTGTTTTGTCAGGAATTGCTAAGGCTAAATGCGAAACAATTTTTTTATTAGATGCCGATCTGTTGGATCTAAAACCTTTAAATGTGACAGCGATTATTAGCCCAATTTTATCCGGAGAAGCTGATATCACAATCAGTCTCAGAAAAAATGCACCTTGGCCATTTAGAAAAATTGGATTGGATTATATCTCAGGCGAGAGGGTTTTTGATAAAAAATTAATAGCAGGGCATATCAAAAAAATAGAACAATTGCCTTCCTACGGGTTTGAAGTTTATTTAAATAAGTTGATCATAAAAAATAGGCTGAAAATAAAAATTGTTTTCTGGGAAAATGTGATCAGTCCCTGGAAGCATCAAAAGGGTAAATTTTTAGCGGGGCTTAAGGGGGAGGTTATGATGAGTCTGAATATTTTAAAAACAATTTCTGTTTTTGAAATAATTTACCAAATTGTAAAAATGTTAGCATTAAAAATATGA
- a CDS encoding glycosyltransferase family 2 protein, with protein MKISFVIPAYNEEKYIGKCLDSILREVRSSKIDAEVIAVNNASTDRTREIILAHPDVRLVDEQIKGLAQARQSGFLASSGEIIANIDADSILAPGWIEKAVLEFSQNKKLVALSGPYVYYDRSLWINFLVWIYYSLGYIIHLFNQYILRKGAMLQGGNFVLRRNALEEIGGFDVRIGFYGEDTDIAKRIQRVGQVKFSFFFPMHTSARRFSQEGFLLTALRYVVNYFWVIAFQKPFSKKYKDIR; from the coding sequence ATGAAAATCAGTTTTGTCATCCCGGCCTATAATGAGGAGAAATATATTGGAAAATGCTTGGACTCGATCCTTCGCGAAGTGCGCAGTAGTAAGATCGATGCGGAAGTGATTGCGGTGAACAATGCCAGTACAGACAGGACACGGGAGATAATTTTGGCTCATCCCGATGTTAGACTAGTCGATGAGCAGATAAAAGGCTTAGCGCAAGCGCGCCAATCTGGTTTCCTGGCTTCCTCGGGAGAAATTATCGCTAACATCGATGCTGATAGTATTTTAGCGCCTGGTTGGATCGAAAAAGCTGTCTTGGAATTTTCGCAAAACAAAAAATTAGTCGCACTGAGCGGACCGTATGTTTATTATGACAGATCTTTATGGATCAACTTTCTCGTTTGGATATATTATTCGTTAGGATATATCATTCATCTTTTCAATCAGTATATTCTTCGAAAAGGTGCAATGCTCCAAGGTGGTAATTTTGTGCTTAGGCGCAATGCGCTTGAAGAAATTGGCGGGTTTGATGTGCGCATTGGTTTTTATGGCGAAGACACGGATATTGCCAAAAGAATCCAACGAGTTGGTCAAGTGAAATTTTCTTTTTTTTTCCCAATGCATACTTCGGCGCGGAGGTTTTCGCAGGAGGGCTTTCTCTTGACCGCTCTGCGATATGTGGTTAATTATTTTTGGGTAATTGCTTTTCAAAAACCTTTTTCCAAAAAGTATAAAGATATAAGATAA
- a CDS encoding VTT domain-containing protein, with translation MSQNQIFNLLVQYKYFIFFPLVVIEGPIVTVIAGFLAYLGYFNVYGLYLVAVFGDVTGDVLYYSVGYFGGKRIFSKGRFLWINIEQVQKMKNHFDKHFGKTLLFGKWTHSAGGAILVASGIARISLKKFIKFNFIGTVPKTLVFLLLGYYFGHAYAKIDTYLGYFTVAMLFVIISGLVAYHFTKKPQK, from the coding sequence TTGTCACAAAATCAAATATTTAATCTTCTGGTGCAGTATAAGTATTTTATCTTTTTCCCTTTGGTTGTGATTGAGGGGCCAATTGTCACTGTAATTGCAGGATTTTTAGCTTATCTGGGTTATTTTAATGTTTATGGACTTTATTTGGTGGCTGTTTTTGGCGATGTAACGGGAGATGTGTTATATTATTCCGTAGGATATTTTGGGGGCAAGCGTATTTTTTCAAAGGGACGTTTTTTATGGATTAATATTGAACAAGTCCAAAAAATGAAAAATCATTTTGACAAGCATTTCGGCAAAACACTTCTTTTCGGCAAATGGACACATTCGGCGGGTGGTGCTATTTTAGTGGCATCAGGCATCGCAAGGATTTCTTTGAAAAAATTTATCAAATTTAATTTTATCGGCACAGTTCCCAAAACACTTGTTTTTTTGTTGCTTGGTTATTATTTCGGGCATGCCTATGCCAAGATTGATACTTATTTGGGCTATTTTACTGTTGCGATGCTTTTTGTGATTATTTCGGGGTTGGTGGCCTATCATTTTACTAAGAAACCACAAAAATAA